A window of Passer domesticus isolate bPasDom1 chromosome 11, bPasDom1.hap1, whole genome shotgun sequence genomic DNA:
TTGACTTGTGCACTCAGAATGTCAAAGACAACAAGCAACTTTGGCAAATATCCTGTGAAGTTTCAGAGAGCCCTGTGTGACTGGCATGTTCATTTGCTCCTTAATGAAACAGCAAATCCAAGGACAGACGAGAGAGTGAGGTGTGATGAGGATCCTCAAACTGCTCTCCCAAAGATGCTGTGTCTGAGCCCCCTCCACCTGTCTGCTGCTGGTACACTTCGATCGTGTCGTCGTGTTCCATCTCCAGCTGAGGGAGTAACACAGCAATTATTTTAACATGTTAAAAACATAGAAACTGTAAGTAatacagaaaacttgaaaagCACGTGGTGGCGAAAGCACATGGCTCCTAATCAGCACTTCAGGAATAACTTTAATTAACCAAGACATGAAACACTTTCCATCAGTCACCCTGCACAAGTTTGTTGCAACATGCTGAACTCACAGCAACTATTTCAGGATCATTTTGATTTCGAGCCCCTTTGATCAGCACCCAGACACCCGAATATCTGTGTAGCAATTTGCAGTAAGAGGGTTTTTCATACCTGTGCAGGTGTGTCTGCTTCTTTAATGGGCTGCCCATCAAACAGGAACATAATGTGCCTCATTGACAAGCCCTGCAAGTGCAAAGTCATATATGAGAAACCACGCTTGATTTCTGAATCCACACCAAGTATTCACGGATTTACTGTCAGAACCCATGGTAACAAAATTAACACTCAGAAGACAAGGGGGATGACACAAGATAGATTGAGATTAAgtattaggaaggaattcttccctgtgagggtgctgaggccctggcacagggtgcccagagaagctgtggctgcccctggatccctggaagtgtccaggccaggttggacagggcttggagcaccctgggacagtggaaggtgccctcatggcagggggtgggactagatgggctttaaatcccttctaaccccaaaccattctgtgattctctgattaAGATTTAACCACCAGGACACTGGTGTCTTGCTGTCTACACTGAGGAAGGTCAAATGCTGGTAACTTTGCGTGGGCCTTAAAACCTGAGTTACCACACTATTGTTCTGACAGTGTTTAATCACATGAGGAAGTCTTTATTCCCTGCATCAGGGATTGAGGACCTTGCTCTGCCCTCTAAAATCCATGTGATTCACACTTCTGTCACACACAGGAATGCTAAAATTCCTGTACCTCTCCCAAAACCCAGAGAGGTGTCAGggtgcagcaggcacagagcagggcagagtgTGAAGTTTGAATAAGCAAAGAAAGGATCCTGAAAGTAACAGACAAGGGCAAACTAAATCTGACTCTGTTTCCAAAGCCATTCACAGGCCCACCCTCTGCTCTAGTAAAACTGGGAGCTCCAGGCTCAGGAACTGAGCTGTGG
This region includes:
- the LOC135309592 gene encoding small ubiquitin-related modifier 3-like, producing MSNGGPRFSVQACVKTEPIDLKVVGPDGSVVQFRMKRQTPLSKLMEAYCSRQGLSMRHIMFLFDGQPIKEADTPAQLEMEHDDTIEVYQQQTGGGGSDTASLGEQFEDPHHTSLSRLSLDLLFH